AGGAAGAGTAGTGGAAGCGTTTTGGGTATGGAAACGCGAAACAAGCTCTAAAATGAATTGATAAGCCAAAAGGCTGGTGTGATGGTTCAACCTTTTGGCTCAAAGTTGTTAGCGACTAAACGATAATACCATAAAGCCCCCTGCCATAATCCAGCCAGCGTACTTTATCATAGAGTGTACCTGTTGAAACTCATTGAGCCAACCCTGGCTTAGTGCCAACCCAAAGGCAAATACAAGCCCGGCTACCAGTCTTAATGAGCCTGTACGGGCAATAAAACAAAGCGCAAAACCAATGGTCATAATCCATACAGAGTATAGGTTGAATGTGCCCAGTTTTACCCAGCCATTTGCCAGCACAATGCCCACAATAAAAACGATTGATCCGATGGTATAAAGTGTGTTATTTGGCATAAGTTTATAGATTTTTAGAATGATTGCTACAAAATAGCAATATAACACATTTGTCAAGTTTATGGTCAAATGAATGCTTGAAAATATTGAGGCATAAAAAAACAGGCAAGCCGTTAAGCCCCCTGTTTTATGAATCATAAAATAATTTAGAGTATGTTTAAATTTTGTCTTCGGAGTTAAAAATGATGAGTTTTTTGTGCTGGCGAGGCGTATTTTTAAGCTAATAGCCATAGCTATTGACGCAAAAATCAACAAAGTCAGCGCGTAAAAATCACTTTTTTAACCCAGATTATGATTTTTAAACATACTCTTATTCAGCTTGAATTAATTATTTTCTATTGTATATTTTCTTTGCGCCTATTTCATTGAGAAGCACGAGTTTTCCATCGGTAAGCGTTTCTATTTTAAAAGTCGCATCTTTGCCTTTGCCGTTATACCCCAACAACACCATTTCATTTTCTTCTTTGTCTTTCCACTTAAAAAAACCGCGTACTTTAGAGCTCAATACTCCTTTGCCCTTGGTGCGTTGCCAGGCAAGTTTGCCTTTTTTAGATTTGTAAATTTGTAGTGTATGGTTCATCAAAAAATTACCAATCTTTTTTACATCTCCTTTAAGGTTGGTCACATCTGAGGCATTTTTAATACCAGTAGATTTATTGATGGCTTTGCCAGCTTCGGCACGGGTGGCTTCTGCATCGTATACCCAGCGTTTGTTCATCAGCTTTTTGGTTTTAGCCGATACTTTTTTTCCCCCACAAGACGTCATCCCTACAACCAATGCCAGTGCGAAACAAGCCATTAATGTGTTCTTCAACATAATTTTTGAAAGTTATGGTATATAAAATTTATTAAATAGATTTGCTTATAAGTTAGTATAAATCAGGTATAAAAGGTTAACAAGTTGAAATTTTTTTTATAAAATTTACAAGAATATATCTATGCGTTGGTCATTTTCATCATATCGCCAGTTTAAGGGCTGTAGGCGTCAGTGGTTTTATCAAAATAAAATGGCAAACGCCAACGCTACCAAAGATCCTGAACGTAAGGAAGCAGCAATTTTGCGCAACCTACAGTCGCTCAATGCCTGGCGAGGCTCTATGGTTGACTACATCATAGGCAAAGAAGTCATCCCCTGTTTACAGCAAGGGATATGGCCACAGTACCAAGACGTTATTACGGCAATGAAGGCACTGTTTCAAGAGCAATACGCCTTTGCCAAAGCGCAAAAATACCGCGAAGAGGGTTTGACCAAAACCAAAGCAGGCGAAAGCTTTCTGGCCTTGTATGACCTGGAATATGCCCCCGAAAAAATTACCCGCGAAGCCCTCAATCAAGCCTATCTGGAAGCGGTACAAGCCTTAAAAAACTTGTTTCATAACCAGCGTTTTCTGGAATATTTGCGTTCGGCAAGCCGCCTGATTACCCAGCGACAAGACCTGCAGGTAAAGTACAACGAACACTTTACCCTCAAGGCAATTCCTGACTTGCTGGTGTTTGAAGAACACCCCTTTCGGGTACACATCATCGACTGGAAGGTGCACTCGAAAGCACAACGTACCTACGAAGAACAGCTTAGACTGTATGCCTGGATCATAAAAAAAGGAGCACGCCCGCGCGACTTCCCCGAAGTGTTGGATAACCTGCCCATTACAGATATTCAGCTCACTGAATATCAGTTGTTTACCAATGAGGTGCGCACCTACGACATCAGCCTCGAAGATGTGCACGAAATAGAACAAAACATTGCCCAAAGTATTGCCGAAATGACCGCTGCTCAGGCATATCTTAAGTACCAGCAACTAGAGATAGCAAACTTTCCGGTCA
This portion of the Microscilla marina ATCC 23134 genome encodes:
- a CDS encoding PD-(D/E)XK nuclease family protein, with product MRWSFSSYRQFKGCRRQWFYQNKMANANATKDPERKEAAILRNLQSLNAWRGSMVDYIIGKEVIPCLQQGIWPQYQDVITAMKALFQEQYAFAKAQKYREEGLTKTKAGESFLALYDLEYAPEKITREALNQAYLEAVQALKNLFHNQRFLEYLRSASRLITQRQDLQVKYNEHFTLKAIPDLLVFEEHPFRVHIIDWKVHSKAQRTYEEQLRLYAWIIKKGARPRDFPEVLDNLPITDIQLTEYQLFTNEVRTYDISLEDVHEIEQNIAQSIAEMTAAQAYLKYQQLEIANFPVNRSEENCRGCRFRKICEQPAPTQTQTSLF